From a region of the Solanum stenotomum isolate F172 chromosome 2, ASM1918654v1, whole genome shotgun sequence genome:
- the LOC125855222 gene encoding inositol-3-phosphate synthase → MFIENFKVESPNVKYTESEIHSVYDYQTTELVHEEKNGTFQWTVKPKTVKYEFKTDVHVPKLGVMLVGWGGNNGSALTGGVIANREGISWATKDKVQQANYFGSLTQASTIRVGSFNGEEIYAPFKSILPMVNPDDVVFGGWDISNMNLADAMARAKVFDIDLQKQLRPYMESMVPLPGIYDPDFIAANQGSRANNVIKGTKKEQIDQIVKDIREFKENNKVDKVVVLWTANTERYSSVAVGLNDTMENLFASVDRNEAEISPSTLYAIACILENVPFINGSPQNTFVPGLIDLAIKRNTLIGGDDFKSGQTKMKSVLVDFLVGAGIKPTSIVSYNHLGNNDGMNLSAPQTFRSKEISKSNVVDDMVSSNAILYEPGEHPDHVVVIKYVPYVGDSKRAMDEYTSEIFMGGRNTIVLHNTCEDSLLAAPIILDLVLLAELSTRIQLKAEGEGKFHSFHPVATILSYLTKAPLVPPGTPVVNALSKQRAMLENILRACVGLAPENNMILEYK, encoded by the exons ATGTTTATTGAGAACTTTAAGGTTGAGAGCCCCAATGTTAAGTACACAGAGAGTGAGATTCACTCTGTGTATGATTATCAAACAACTGAGTTAGTTCATGAGGAAAAAAATGGGACATTTCAATGGACTGTTAAGCCAAAAACTGTTAAATATGAATTCAAGACTGATGTTCATGTTCCAAAATTAGG GGTTATGCTTGTTGGATGGGGTGGAAACAATGGTTCAGCCTTGACTGGAGGTGTTATTGCTAACAGaga AGGAATTTCATGGGCTACCAAGGATAAGGTGCAGCAAGCCAATTACTTTGGCTCTCTTACACAGGCCTCTACTATTCGAGTTGGTTCCTTCAATGGAGAGGAGATCTATGCTCCCTTTAAGAGCATACTTCCCATG GTCAATCCAGATGATGTAGTGTTTGGAGGATGGGACATCAGCAACATGAATTTGGCAGATGCCATGGCAAGGGCTAAAGTTTTTGACATTGATCTTCAAAAGCAGCTGAGGCCCTACATGGAATCCATGGTCCCACTGCCTGGTATCTATGACCCTGATTTCATTGCTGCAAACCAAGGCTCACGTGCTAACAATGTCATCAAAGGAACCAAGAAAGAACAAATTGATCAAATCGTTAAGGATATTAG GGAGTTTAAGGAGAACAACAAAGTGGACAAGGTGGTGGTTTTGTGGACTGCCAACACTGAAAGATACAGCAGTGTGGCTGTTGGCCTTAATGATACCATGGAAAACCTCTTTGCTTCTGTGGATAGAAATGAGGCTGAAATATCTCCTTCCACCTTGTATGCTATTGCTTGTATTCTTGAAAATGTGCCCTTCATCAATGGAAGCCCACAAAACACTTTTGTCCCAG GCCTCATTGATTTGGCCATCAAGAGGAACACTTTGATTGGTGGTGATGATTTTAAGAGTGGTCAAACCAAGATGAAGTCAGTGCTGGTTGATTTCCTTGTTGGAGCTGGTATTAAG CCAACATCAATTGTGAGCTACAACCATTTGGGTAACAATGATGGAATGAATCTGTCGGCCCCTCAGACTTTCCGCTCAAAGGAGATCTCGAAAAGCAATGTTGTCGATGACATGGTTTCTAGTAATGCCATCCTTTATGAGCCTGGAGAGCACCCTGACCATGTTGTTGTGATTAAG TATGTACCATATGTGGGAGATAGCAAGAGGGCAATGGATGAGTACACATCAGAGATTTTCATGGGTGGAAGGAACACCATTGTATTGCACAATACCTGTGAGGATTCTCTTTTGGCTGCTCCAATTATCTTGGATTTGGTCCTCCTGGCTGAACTCAGCACCCGCATTCAGCTCAAAGCTGAAGGAGAG GGTAAGTTCCACTCCTTCCATCCCGTGGCGACCATCCTCAGCTATCTTACCAAGGCTCCTCTG GTACCACCAGGTACACCAGTGGTGAATGCCCTTTCAAAGCAGAGGGCAATGCTTGAGAACATATTGAGGGCTTGTGTTGGACTGGCACCAGAGAACAACATGATCTTGGAATACAAATGA